A segment of the Oncorhynchus nerka isolate Pitt River linkage group LG19, Oner_Uvic_2.0, whole genome shotgun sequence genome:
tacggtgaagcatggtggtggcagcatcatgctgtggggatgtttttcagccgcagtgactgggacactagtcagaatcgagggaaagatgaacagagcaaagtacagtgagatgattgatgaaaacctgctccagagcgctcaggacctcagactggggcaaaggttcagcttccaacaagacaatgaccgcaagcacacagacaatgcaggtgtggcttcaggacaagtctctgaatgtcatcaagtcagccagagcccggacttgaaccatatcgaacatctctggagggacctgaaaatagctgtgcagctccccatccaacctgacagagcttgagaggatctacagagaagaatgggagaaacaacccaaatacaggtctgccaagcttgtagcgttatccacaagaagacttgagggtgtaatcactgccaaaggtgcttcaacaaagtactgagtaaagggcctgaatgcttatgtaaatataatattttttATTGATTTAAAAAATGGGCATTTCCTAAAAGAAaatagtttttgctttgtcattatggggtattgtgaggaAGAAAAAAactatccattttagaataaggctgtaatgtaacaaaatgtgtaagtcaatgggtctgaatactttccaaatgcactatacCTGTGATGTCTGGAGCAAATGTATAGTGATTGTTACTTCATGGTATGCTAAATGTGGGTTACTTGGAATGTCTGTAGTAAATGTATTTAACATGGGATATACATGTGGTGAATATTACCGCTGGGTGGGTTGGGGTGAATGTGTGTGGTGTTGATTGTTACCTGGGATATCTGTGGTGATTGTCTTGCCGCCTGATGTCTCATCTTCAGAGGAGCTGGTGCTAGAGTCACAGGTGAGGTCGCTGTCACTTGTACTGCTGTCCTGCAGCAGGTTGTACTTCTTCCTCGCCGCTGCCTCACGCTTCTGCCTCAGCAGCCGTATCCGCTCCTTGTGCTTCTGGCTCCGGTGACCTTTGACTTTAGCCAGCCGGCCGTTGGTCTGCTTCTCGCCGCCTGCTCCTCCTGCCACAGCCGGCTGGCAGCGGTTCTTCTTGGCTGCCATTGTGTTGGTGGACATCTCACTTTCAGAACGTGAACGCCGGGACTTTTGCCTGCTTGACGATGACGTTTGGCACCCTGCTGCCAGCCCGGTGTCAGCCACCGTGGTGCCCTCATCCCCTGACGCCCGCGAGGCGGCTCCCTCCTCACCAGAAGAGAGTGTGTCTGAGTCGGCCTGGTGACCACTGGAGGAGGGCGAGAGCATACAGGGGTTGGAGGAGTCGCTCTCGTAGACGTGGCCTGAGGCGGGCTTGTCACTGCTGGTGGAGGCGTGCTGGGACTCTGGAGAGTCTCTCCTTAGCTCCTTCATGAGGCAGGGCATGGAGAGCAGGCTGGGCTCACCCTCCATCTGCAAGGGACTGTCCCACTCTTCTCCTGGTGGAAAGCTGGTGGTGCTCTCTGTT
Coding sequences within it:
- the LOC115146899 gene encoding protein ARK2N-like isoform X3 codes for the protein MADTEEFVDGENLPECPAQVGSAAAFRGEQGEPFKTESTTSFPPGEEWDSPLQMEGEPSLLSMPCLMKELRRDSPESQHASTSSDKPASGHVYESDSSNPCMLSPSSSGHQADSDTLSSGEEGAASRASGDEGTTVADTGLAAGCQTSSSSRQKSRRSRSESEMSTNTMAAKKNRCQPAVAGGAGGEKQTNGRLAKVKGHRSQKHKERIRLLRQKREAAARKKYNLLQDSSTSDSDLTCDSSTSSSEDETSGGKTITTDIPGHMEAELAHREPPQHKGHINIPSSDSEVEIVGVQENARCAHPRAGVIQSLSSAWKPNSGEHFNNSTRQSSQLWTTVSPQPNWVSPPEVVDLTLDEDTRHKFLL
- the LOC115146899 gene encoding protein ARK2N-like isoform X1 is translated as MADTEEFVDGENLPECPAQVGSAAAFRGEQGEPFKTESTTSFPPGEEWDSPLQMEGEPSLLSMPCLMKELRRDSPESQHASTSSDKPASGHVYESDSSNPCMLSPSSSGHQADSDTLSSGEEGAASRASGDEGTTVADTGLAAGCQTSSSSRQKSRRSRSESEMSTNTMAAKKNRCQPAVAGGAGGEKQTNGRLAKVKGHRSQKHKERIRLLRQKREAAARKKYNLLQDSSTSDSDLTCDSSTSSSEDETSGGKTITTDIPDGPPVVGHYDISDTDSNQESLSVTVERVCLRRTTVITHERLKTHRDQDMGANSGAVRVQHLCSLSAGHMEAELAHREPPQHKGHINIPSSDSEVEIVGVQENARCAHPRAGVIQSLSSAWKPNSGEHFNNSTRQSSQLWTTVSPQPNWVSPPEVVDLTLDEDTRHKFLL
- the LOC115146899 gene encoding protein ARK2N-like isoform X2, which gives rise to MADTEEFVDGENLPECPAQVGSAAAFRGEQGEPFKTESTTSFPPGEEWDSPLQMEGEPSLLSMPCLMKELRRDSPESQHASTSSDKPASGHVYESDSSNPCMLSPSSSGHQADSDTLSSGEEGAASRASGDEGTTVADTGLAAGCQTSSSSRQKSRRSRSESEMSTNTMAAKKNRCQPAVAGGAGGEKQTNGRLAKVKGHRSQKHKERIRLLRQKREAAARKKYNLLQDSSTSDSDLTCDSSTSSSEDETSGGKTITTDIPAGFCRAAEGSGVSAQIQDLLDSGGSWDRNSIGSVLEEAMTRFAVMQQQTEERFRVWMEKLTRLDSDDSGDSSIHSSDAPVRHRHRAPRPSLPSSFLPSSESQETMVVYMLAQENITMSSMSPDPLNNNVLPDVVPVATQNGNPDISDPGLLKV